In Brachybacterium saurashtrense, the genomic stretch CGCTACGTGGGCATCCGGCGGGACGGCGCGCTGATCGCGATGGCCGGAGAGCGCCTGCACCCGGACGGCTGGACGGAGATCAGCGCGGTCGCGGTGGACGAGGCGCACCGCCGCCAGGGCCTCGCCTCGCGGCTGGTGCTGGACGTCGCCTTCCACATCCAGCAGCGGGGCGACCGGGCGCTGCTGCACGCCGCCGCGGCGAACACCAGCGCGATCGCGGGCTACGAAAAGCTCGGCTTCGCGCTGCGGCGCCGGCTCACCTTCGGGGCCGTGCGCACTCCCTGACGGGGCGCGACGGGGCGCGACCGGCTCAGAGCCCCAGCGCCTCGGGGGTGCAGGTCTCCGCATCCACCAGCGCACCGCGCAGCGCGAGCCGTCCCTGCGCGTCGAGCACCAGCTCGGCGCCGTGCGCATCCTGGCTGCGCACGCTGTACAGGGCCCCGGAACGCTCCGGGGCGCCGAGGTCCCCGAAGCCGTGCTCGGCGAGCACGGGGTCCAGCCTCTCGGCGAGCGCGTCCCAGCCCTCGCCCCCGGAGACGCCCTCGAGCGCCTGATCCGCGTTCCACACCCCCGGGGAGTAGCGGCACGCGCCGTCCTCCTCCTGCACGGTCCGCTGGTTCTCCTGCAGGGCCCACTCCGGCCCGGCGAGCTCGGCGAGCACGACCTCGGCCGCCGCGTCGTAGTGGGGCACGGCGCTCTCGGCGGGCAGCGGCTCCGCACTCCCGCCGCACCCCGCGAACAGCAGCAGACCTGCTCCCAGCGCGACGCCCCGCGCCGTGCGTGCCGGTCGATGGTGCTCGTCATGCTCTCCGCTCCCCCGTCGGCGCGCCGACCCGCCGCCCACCGGCTACGGTCGGACCATGATGCACAGTGCGACCTGGCCCGAGCCCCTGGCAGACGTGGACCGCAGCGACGACGCGTTGCGCGCGTGGGTCGCCGAGCGGATCCACCGGCTGGACGCCGACGACCGCCGCAGCGCCGACACCCATCTGGTGCGCCTGGACCTGCCCGAGAGCTGGGACATCCAGCTGTACCTCAAGGACGAGTCCACCCATGCCTCCGGCAGCCTGAAACATCGCCTGGCCCGCTCGCTGTTCCTGTTCGCGCTGGTGAACGGGCAGCTGGGCCCCGGGATGCCGGTGATCGAGGCGTCCTCGGGCTCCACGGCGGTGAGCGAGGCGCACGTGGCGCGGATGCTGGACATCCCCTTCGTGGCCGTGATCCCGCGCGGCACCAGCGCCCGCAAGATCGCGCTGATCGAGGCCGCCGGCGGGCACTGCCACGTGGTGGACGGTGCGGCGAGCATGAGCCGGGAGGCGCAGCGCCTGGCCGACGAGCGCGGCGGGCTGTTCCTGGACCAGTTCACCCACGCCGAGCGGGCCACGGACTGGCGGGGCAACAACTCGATCGCCGTCAGCGCACTGTCCCAGCTGGAGCTGGAGCCCCATCCGGTGCCGCGCTGGATCGTGGTGGGCGCGGGGACCGGCGGGACCAGCGCCACCTTCGGGCGCCTGCTGCGCTACCGCCGCCTGTCCACGGCGCTGTGCGTCGCGGATGTGGAGAACTCCGCCTTCTTCGCCGGCTGGGTGGACGGCGACCCGGGCGTCACCACCGCCCACGGCTCCCGCATCGAGGGCATCGGCCGCCCGCAGGTGGAGCCGAGCTTCGTGCCGGGCGTGGTGGACCGGATGATCTCCGTGCCGGATGCGGCCTCGGTGGCCGGCGCCCGCTACCTCTCCGACCGGCTGGGGCGCCGCGTGGGCGCCTCCACCGGCACGAACCTGGTCGCCGCCGCCCAGCTGATCACCCGGATGCGGGAGCGCGGCGAGACCGGCTCGGTGCTCACCCTGCTGTGCGATCCCGGGGACCGCTACACCGACACCTACTTCGACGACGCCTGGGTCGCCGCCCAGGGCTGGGACCTCGCGCCCTGGCGGGAGGCGCTGGAGAGGATGCTGCCGCTGGGGCGGCGCTGAGCGGCGGGTGCCGTCCGGGCGCGGGCCGCAGCCACCCCGGAACCATCGGGCAGCACCCCGATCCACCACTTAGGCAAGCCTTGCCTAATCCGCACGGGGCGTCCTAGTGTGGCCGTCCGGCATCCCGCCGGCCGTCCACCACCGAGGAGCACCGTGCCACCGATCACCCCGCGTCACCTCCTGATCGGCGATGAGCAGGATCTCCCGCTGCTGCACGCGCTGCTGCGCACCCTCCCGGCGGACACCGAGGGCGAGCTCGTCCTCGAGCTGCCGGACGAGCGCCGCCCCCTGCTCCCCACCCCACCGGGAGTGACCACGCGCCACCTCGTGCTCGGGCGCGGGCGTCGGCGCGGCGATCGGGCGTGCGCGGCGCTCGAGGCCTGGGTCGAGGAGTGGCTGCTGGACGATCACCTCTCGGCCGAGGCGCATGCCGTCTTCGTCGGCCTTCCCCACAACCCGAAGGTCGCCGTGCTCTGCGAGCGCCTCGCGGCCCAGCACCCGACGCTGCACATGCACCGCCCCGGCCGCACCCACTCGGTGCGCTGAGCGCGCTGCAGCGCCCGGCGCCCCGGACAGGAGGCCGAGCTCGAGACGCGCTTCGCGGCGCGGAAGCACTCCGTCGACGGGGCACCGGGTTTCGAGGGATTCGACCTGCTGCGCCCGGTGGCGGGCGAGGATCGTTGCTTCGTCCTCACCCGCTGGGCGGACGAGGAGAGCTTCCGGGCCTGGGTGGATCAGCGGGAGGCCCGGGACCCGTCCACCACGGTCTCCCGCGCCGAGGGCATGCTCGAGTTCGAGGTCGTCCCTCTCGACTGATCTGCGGTCGCCCCGCCCGAGGGCATCTCTCGCCGCGCCGACGGGCGGTGCTCGGCGCATCGGCCCGAGCGCACCGTGGGGGACGCCCCGCTAGGCTCACCGTCATGGCCGCGACATCGCCCGTCCCGGCCCCGCCCGGGCGGCTGCGCCGGGTGGGGACCGTCCTCGCACTGCTCGCGGGCGCGCAGCTGCTCGCCGGTGCGCTCGTGGTGCTGCTCGCCGCGCCCGCCTCGGCCCTCCTCGGCATCGGGGCTCTTCTCGCGTCGCTCGCGCCCTGGGTGGTGGCCGCCGCGACGCTGGGTGCGCGCAGGCCGGGGCCGGTCACCGCCGCCGACGGCCTGACCCTGCTGCGGCATCTCGGCACGGCGGCGATCGCCGCGTCGGCGGTGCTGACCCTCGGCGGGGAGCTCTCCGCCCGCTCCTGGCCCCTCGCCCTGCTGTGCGGTGCGGCCCTCGCCTCCGACGCCGTCGACGGGCCCGTCGCCCGACGCACGGGCACCGCCGGACCCGTCGGCGCCCGGATCGACATGGAGGCCGACGCCGCCCTGGTGCTGGTGCTGTCCGTGCTCGCGGCGACCGTGGTGGCGCCGTGGGCGCTGGCGATCGGGCTGATGCGCTACGTATACGTGGGGGCGTCCTTCCTCCGGCCGGCCCTGCGCCGGCCGCTCGCGTTCAGCCAGTTCC encodes the following:
- a CDS encoding PLP-dependent cysteine synthase family protein, with protein sequence MMHSATWPEPLADVDRSDDALRAWVAERIHRLDADDRRSADTHLVRLDLPESWDIQLYLKDESTHASGSLKHRLARSLFLFALVNGQLGPGMPVIEASSGSTAVSEAHVARMLDIPFVAVIPRGTSARKIALIEAAGGHCHVVDGAASMSREAQRLADERGGLFLDQFTHAERATDWRGNNSIAVSALSQLELEPHPVPRWIVVGAGTGGTSATFGRLLRYRRLSTALCVADVENSAFFAGWVDGDPGVTTAHGSRIEGIGRPQVEPSFVPGVVDRMISVPDAASVAGARYLSDRLGRRVGASTGTNLVAAAQLITRMRERGETGSVLTLLCDPGDRYTDTYFDDAWVAAQGWDLAPWREALERMLPLGRR
- a CDS encoding SIP domain-containing protein — translated: MPPITPRHLLIGDEQDLPLLHALLRTLPADTEGELVLELPDERRPLLPTPPGVTTRHLVLGRGRRRGDRACAALEAWVEEWLLDDHLSAEAHAVFVGLPHNPKVAVLCERLAAQHPTLHMHRPGRTHSVR
- a CDS encoding CDP-alcohol phosphatidyltransferase family protein, which produces MAATSPVPAPPGRLRRVGTVLALLAGAQLLAGALVVLLAAPASALLGIGALLASLAPWVVAAATLGARRPGPVTAADGLTLLRHLGTAAIAASAVLTLGGELSARSWPLALLCGAALASDAVDGPVARRTGTAGPVGARIDMEADAALVLVLSVLAATVVAPWALAIGLMRYVYVGASFLRPALRRPLAFSQFRRLVGGFQGVALLSALLPVVPASAAAAVVATALVLLVISFGRDVLGQERAQRAGVV